The following are encoded in a window of Pangasianodon hypophthalmus isolate fPanHyp1 chromosome 14, fPanHyp1.pri, whole genome shotgun sequence genomic DNA:
- the LOC113544600 gene encoding LOW QUALITY PROTEIN: E3 ubiquitin-protein ligase RNF186 (The sequence of the model RefSeq protein was modified relative to this genomic sequence to represent the inferred CDS: deleted 1 base in 1 codon): MAEEADIEADAGATGCTDKYEEYECKICYNYFDLDRRAPKILECLHTFCEECLHALHLREERPWRVTCPVCRHRTPVPDYRIRNLPNNTKVTEDFPLRVDVDADPVPQDALPPHPPPLHPALAALRRDDASSASGPSRHVHATPSTTASTATMTLSQDSVVSRRESCHEGCCRRLALTAGCACVAFSFVAMLALLFAGLVFVHGNSGDRPPSPAGPVCLSVASVLAMVAVVVTWLLCWLKYRPEHETTGRASATSNSSSRRNA, from the exons atgGCCGAGGAGGCGGATATAGAGGCGGATGCAGGGGCTACCGGCTGCACGGACAAGTATGAGGAGTACGAGTGCAAGATCTGCTACAACTACTTTGACCTGGACCGGCGCGCGCCCAAGATCCTCGAGTGCCTGCACACGTTCTGCGAGGAGTGCCTGCACGCGCTGCACCTGCGCGAGGAGCGGCCGTGGCGCGTCACGTGCCCCGTGTGCCGCCACCGCACGCCCGTGCCGGATTACCGGATACGCAATTTGCCCAACAACACCAAGGTCACGGAGGACTTCCCGCTGCGCGTGGATGTGGACGCCGACCCCGTGCCGCAGGACGCGCTGCCGCCGCACCCGCCGCCGCTGCATCCGGCGCTCGCGGCCCTGCGGCGCGACGACGCGTCCAGCGCGTCCGGCCCGAGCCGCCACGTGCACGCGACC CCGTCCACCACGGCGTCCACGGCCACCATGACGCTCTCGCAGGACTCGGTGGTGTCGCGCCGCGAGAGCTGCCACGAGGGCTGCTGCAGGCGGCTCGCGCTCACCGCCGGATGCGCGTGCGTCGCGTTCTCGTTCGTGGCCATGCTCGCGCTGCTCTTCGCCGGCCTCGTCTTCGTGCACGGAAACTCCGGGGACCGGCCGCCGTCTCCCGCCGGTCCCGTGTGCCTGTCGGTCGCGAGCGTCCTCGCCATGGTGGCCGTGGTGGTCACGTGGCTCCTCTGCTGGCTCAAATACAGACCGGAGCACGAGACGACCGGCCGCGCCTCGGCCAcgagcaacagcagcagcaggagaaaCGCCTGA